The proteins below are encoded in one region of Enhydrobacter sp.:
- a CDS encoding ABC transporter substrate-binding protein, with product MSRINRRTFATAGTALVFAPYIARADKKYDPGVTDKEIKLGHTNPYSGPLSAYGTIGKAIAAYWQMVNDKGGINGRKITFISYDDGFVPSKTVEMVRKLVESDQVFAIYQLLGTPTNTVVQKYLNQKKVPQLFVATGASKWGDPKHFPWTMGWQPDYATEGAIYAKHVLATHKDKLKDVKIGILYQNDDSGKDYSGGFLKGLGKENEHLVSAKVSYEVTDPTVDSQIIEIKNSGANVFFNDGAPKAAAQAIRKAADLGWKPVQYLANVSASVAAVLKPAGFENSKGIITAAYLKDATDPQWADYPDFKEWQAWMKKYLPEANPADGGNVYAYAVSATMQHVLAACGDELTRANLMKQAASMRNLEVPMLLPGIKINTSPTDFYPIQSVRLARFDGEKWSLFGDVLSNESS from the coding sequence ATGTCGAGGATCAATCGCCGTACGTTCGCGACGGCAGGCACCGCTCTCGTCTTCGCGCCCTACATCGCGCGGGCCGACAAGAAATACGACCCGGGCGTGACCGACAAGGAGATCAAGCTCGGCCACACCAACCCCTACTCGGGCCCGCTCTCGGCCTACGGCACGATCGGCAAGGCGATCGCGGCCTACTGGCAGATGGTCAACGACAAGGGCGGCATCAACGGCCGCAAGATCACCTTCATCAGCTACGACGACGGTTTCGTGCCGTCCAAGACGGTCGAGATGGTGCGCAAGCTCGTCGAGTCCGACCAAGTGTTCGCGATCTACCAGCTTCTCGGCACGCCCACCAACACGGTGGTGCAGAAGTACCTGAATCAGAAGAAGGTGCCGCAGCTCTTCGTCGCCACCGGCGCCTCGAAGTGGGGCGATCCCAAGCACTTCCCCTGGACCATGGGCTGGCAGCCCGACTATGCCACCGAAGGGGCGATCTACGCCAAGCACGTCCTCGCCACGCACAAGGACAAGCTCAAGGACGTCAAGATCGGCATCCTCTACCAGAACGACGATTCGGGTAAGGACTACAGCGGCGGCTTCCTCAAGGGGCTCGGCAAGGAGAACGAGCATCTCGTCTCGGCCAAGGTGAGCTACGAGGTCACCGACCCGACCGTCGACAGCCAGATCATCGAGATCAAGAACTCCGGCGCCAATGTCTTCTTCAACGACGGCGCGCCGAAGGCTGCCGCCCAGGCGATCCGCAAGGCCGCCGATCTCGGCTGGAAGCCGGTGCAGTATCTCGCCAACGTCTCGGCGTCGGTCGCCGCCGTGCTGAAGCCGGCCGGGTTCGAGAACAGCAAGGGGATCATCACCGCCGCCTACCTGAAGGACGCGACCGACCCGCAATGGGCCGACTATCCCGACTTCAAGGAATGGCAGGCATGGATGAAGAAGTACCTGCCGGAGGCCAATCCGGCCGACGGTGGCAACGTCTACGCCTATGCCGTGTCGGCCACGATGCAGCACGTGCTGGCCGCGTGCGGCGACGAGCTGACCCGCGCCAATCTCATGAAGCAGGCGGCCAGCATGCGCAATCTCGAGGTGCCCATGCTGCTGCCCGGCATCAAGATCAACACCAGCCCGACCGACTTCTACCCCATCCAGTCGGTGCGGCTGGCCCGCTTCGACGGCGAGAAATGGAGCCTGTTCGGCGACGTGCTGTCGAACGAGAGCAGCTAG
- a CDS encoding ribonuclease H-like domain-containing protein: protein MSGDRILAFDLETVADVRAFAIAEGLERHPDWEVRRQMGEKVARQIFQRIVCIGSLVAQRGDKGAWEPVLLDSPHLGQNSEQQLIRNFVERVAVLEPRLVTFNGHAFDLPVLRYRAMMHGVPAPGLAARPYFDRAAASTVDLCDLLSAGERHARVSLQELARVLGLPGKPAGIDGSRIETFVNERRFVEIADYCRADVVNTYRAWLRYELFCGRLSKEAHGESETMLDGFLDGRS, encoded by the coding sequence ATGAGCGGCGACCGGATCCTCGCCTTCGACCTCGAGACCGTCGCCGACGTGCGGGCTTTCGCCATCGCGGAGGGACTGGAACGCCATCCCGATTGGGAAGTGCGACGGCAGATGGGCGAGAAAGTCGCGCGACAGATCTTTCAGCGCATTGTCTGCATCGGCTCGCTGGTGGCGCAACGCGGCGACAAGGGTGCGTGGGAACCCGTCCTCCTCGACTCGCCCCACCTTGGGCAAAACTCCGAACAGCAGCTCATCCGGAACTTTGTCGAGCGGGTCGCCGTGCTCGAGCCGCGCCTCGTCACGTTCAACGGCCACGCCTTCGACCTGCCGGTGCTGCGCTATCGCGCGATGATGCACGGCGTTCCCGCTCCCGGCCTCGCCGCACGGCCCTATTTCGATCGGGCCGCCGCCAGCACGGTCGATCTTTGCGATCTTCTTTCGGCGGGGGAACGGCACGCCCGGGTCAGCCTGCAGGAACTGGCGCGCGTGCTGGGCCTGCCGGGCAAGCCGGCCGGCATCGATGGAAGCCGGATCGAGACTTTCGTCAACGAAAGGCGTTTCGTCGAAATCGCGGACTATTGTCGGGCCGATGTGGTCAACACCTATCGTGCCTGGCTGCGCTACGAGCTGTTCTGCGGCCGATTGAGCAAGGAAGCGCATGGCGAAAGCGAGACGATGCTGGACGGTTTCCTGGACGGTCGATCCTGA
- the prpF gene encoding 2-methylaconitate cis-trans isomerase PrpF, producing the protein MMTQLRIPAVYMRGGTSKGVFFLKDDLPADPAARERLLLRVIGSPDRYGKHTDGMGGATSSTSKVVILSRSTRPDCDVDYLFGQVAIDQPVIDWSGNCGNLTTAVGPFALTAGLVKAPGDGTATVRIWQANISKKIVSHVPMRDGEVVELGSFELDGVTFPAAEVRLEFLDPAAEDGDGAGGAMFPTGNRLDRLDVPGVGSIEATMITAGNPTIFVDAARLGLAGTELQGEVNGNGDLLRRAEAVRAHGAVAMGLVKTPEEATARRQHTPKLSFVAKPATYKASDGRTVEAGSIDLLARIFSMGVLHHAMTGTGAVAIAAAAAIPGTVVSRIAPVGADGRVRFGHPSGTLSVGAEAAESGGEWTVTKVLLSRTARRLMEGWVRLPPV; encoded by the coding sequence ATGATGACCCAGCTCCGCATCCCGGCCGTCTACATGCGCGGCGGCACCAGCAAAGGCGTGTTCTTCCTGAAGGACGATCTGCCGGCCGATCCGGCGGCGCGCGAGCGGCTGCTGCTGCGCGTGATCGGCAGTCCCGACCGTTACGGCAAGCATACCGACGGCATGGGCGGCGCCACCTCCAGCACCAGCAAGGTCGTGATCCTGTCGAGGTCGACGCGACCCGACTGCGACGTCGACTACCTTTTCGGCCAGGTCGCGATCGACCAGCCCGTGATCGACTGGTCGGGCAATTGCGGCAACCTCACCACCGCCGTCGGCCCTTTCGCGTTGACGGCGGGCCTCGTGAAAGCGCCGGGCGACGGCACGGCGACGGTGCGCATCTGGCAGGCCAACATCTCGAAGAAGATCGTGAGCCACGTGCCGATGCGCGACGGCGAGGTTGTGGAGCTGGGCTCGTTCGAGCTCGACGGCGTCACCTTTCCGGCGGCGGAAGTGAGGCTCGAGTTCCTCGACCCGGCGGCCGAGGACGGCGACGGCGCGGGCGGCGCGATGTTCCCGACCGGCAACCGGCTCGACAGGCTCGATGTGCCGGGCGTCGGCAGCATCGAGGCGACGATGATCACCGCCGGCAATCCCACCATCTTCGTCGACGCCGCGCGGCTCGGGCTCGCGGGGACCGAGCTGCAGGGCGAGGTCAACGGCAATGGCGACCTGCTGCGTCGCGCCGAGGCGGTGCGCGCACACGGCGCGGTCGCGATGGGGCTGGTGAAGACGCCCGAGGAGGCGACGGCCAGACGGCAACACACGCCCAAGCTTTCGTTCGTGGCGAAGCCCGCGACCTACAAGGCCTCCGACGGCCGCACGGTCGAGGCCGGATCGATCGATCTCCTGGCACGCATCTTCTCCATGGGGGTGCTGCATCATGCCATGACCGGGACCGGCGCCGTCGCGATCGCGGCGGCTGCGGCGATCCCGGGCACGGTGGTGAGCCGCATCGCGCCCGTCGGTGCGGACGGCCGCGTGCGCTTCGGCCATCCGTCGGGCACGCTCAGCGTCGGCGCCGAGGCAGCCGAGTCAGGCGGCGAGTGGACCGTGACGAAGGTGCTGCTGAGCCGCACCGCCCGGCGTTTGATGGAAGGCTGGGTGCGCCTCCCGCCGGTCTAG
- a CDS encoding YbhB/YbcL family Raf kinase inhibitor-like protein, protein MALVLTSNSFKDGEMLAKEHILSAKYGFGTDGGNKSPHLAWTGAPAATKSFAVTCFDPDAPTGSGFWHWVVVNIPAGTTELGLDAGNLEAGLLPKGALQTRTDLGATGYIGPAPPPGHGPHRYVFTVFAVKEETLPVNADTSAAVVGFNLHFNTLEKATLTGKYQR, encoded by the coding sequence ATGGCGCTCGTTCTCACCAGCAACAGCTTCAAGGACGGCGAGATGCTCGCCAAGGAACACATCCTGTCCGCCAAGTACGGCTTCGGCACCGACGGAGGCAACAAGTCCCCGCATCTTGCCTGGACGGGCGCGCCGGCGGCCACGAAGAGTTTCGCGGTCACCTGCTTCGATCCGGATGCGCCGACCGGCTCGGGCTTCTGGCACTGGGTGGTCGTGAACATCCCGGCCGGCACGACGGAGCTCGGGCTCGACGCCGGCAATCTCGAGGCCGGCCTGCTGCCCAAGGGCGCGCTCCAGACGCGCACCGATCTCGGCGCAACGGGCTATATCGGTCCCGCCCCGCCGCCGGGCCATGGCCCGCATCGCTACGTCTTCACGGTCTTCGCCGTGAAAGAGGAGACCTTGCCCGTGAACGCCGATACTTCCGCTGCGGTCGTCGGCTTCAACCTGCACTTCAATACGCTCGAAAAGGCGACGCTGACGGGCAAGTACCAGCGGTAG
- a CDS encoding FAD-dependent monooxygenase — MAERTNVLIAGAGPVGLTLANELTRYGIAIRIVDTAAQRTDKSKALVLWSRTLELFDQAGYVAAFLSAGMPAHGAVISNGKETIARIELDGIESRYPYALMIPQSETERILEERLERQGVRVERTVALEKFTDLGPKIEAVVRRANGVSEEIGADWLIGCDGAHSTVRHGLGLPFEGTTEPSDWYLADGHISGLEPQDHLHIIWHKDGILALFPITAGRWRVVADLGPAQGDGHHPDPTLEEVQALMAARGSKAILEDPYWLASFRINERKVSRYGQGRVFLAGDAAHIHSPAGGQGMNTGMQDAFNLAWKLDLVIGGTCKPALLDSYSIERSAVGDMVLRNAGRMTEAAVMRNPIAQGLRNAVAKFALGFPQLQHRAANTLAELDIAYPDSPLTVNGAHRPKGRRAGERWPEKLPAPKDKARFIALGPGAVVTDLASRFPRLVQAAPEGGEDLRLIRPDGYVGFAGTGSDRDGAVAYLEALVAK; from the coding sequence ATGGCCGAGCGGACGAACGTGCTGATTGCCGGGGCGGGGCCGGTCGGGCTCACGCTGGCGAACGAGCTGACACGCTACGGCATCGCCATCCGCATCGTCGACACGGCGGCGCAGCGGACCGACAAGTCGAAGGCGCTGGTGCTGTGGAGCCGCACGCTGGAGCTGTTCGACCAGGCGGGCTACGTCGCCGCCTTCCTGTCGGCCGGCATGCCGGCGCACGGCGCCGTGATCTCGAACGGCAAGGAGACCATCGCGCGGATCGAGCTCGACGGCATCGAGAGCCGCTATCCCTACGCGCTGATGATCCCCCAGAGCGAGACCGAACGGATCCTCGAGGAGCGTCTCGAACGGCAGGGCGTCAGGGTCGAACGTACGGTGGCGCTGGAGAAGTTCACCGATCTCGGCCCGAAGATCGAGGCGGTGGTGCGGCGCGCCAACGGTGTGAGCGAGGAGATCGGCGCCGACTGGCTGATCGGCTGCGACGGCGCGCATTCGACGGTGCGGCACGGTCTCGGGCTCCCCTTCGAGGGCACGACCGAGCCCAGCGACTGGTATCTGGCCGACGGCCACATCTCCGGCCTCGAGCCGCAGGATCATCTGCACATCATCTGGCACAAGGACGGCATCCTGGCCTTGTTCCCCATCACCGCCGGGCGCTGGCGCGTGGTCGCCGATCTCGGACCGGCCCAGGGTGATGGCCATCATCCCGATCCGACCCTGGAGGAAGTCCAGGCGCTGATGGCGGCGCGCGGCTCGAAGGCCATCCTCGAGGATCCGTACTGGCTCGCCTCGTTCCGCATCAACGAACGCAAGGTGTCGCGCTACGGCCAGGGGCGCGTGTTCCTGGCGGGCGATGCGGCGCACATCCACAGCCCGGCCGGCGGCCAGGGCATGAACACCGGCATGCAGGACGCCTTCAATCTCGCCTGGAAGCTCGACCTCGTGATCGGCGGCACGTGCAAGCCCGCCCTGCTCGACAGCTATTCGATCGAGCGCAGCGCGGTGGGCGACATGGTGCTGCGCAATGCCGGCCGCATGACCGAAGCGGCCGTCATGCGCAACCCGATCGCGCAAGGCCTGCGCAATGCCGTGGCGAAGTTCGCCCTGGGCTTCCCGCAGCTCCAGCACCGCGCCGCCAACACGCTGGCCGAGCTCGACATCGCCTATCCCGACAGCCCTCTGACGGTGAACGGCGCGCATCGTCCGAAGGGACGGAGGGCGGGCGAGCGCTGGCCGGAGAAGCTGCCGGCGCCGAAGGACAAGGCGCGCTTCATCGCCCTCGGTCCCGGCGCTGTCGTCACCGATCTCGCGTCGAGGTTTCCACGACTGGTGCAGGCCGCGCCCGAGGGCGGCGAGGATCTCCGACTCATCCGTCCCGATGGCTATGTCGGCTTCGCCGGCACCGGCTCGGACCGCGACGGCGCCGTCGCCTACCTCGAGGCGCTCGTCGCGAAATAG
- the ald gene encoding alanine dehydrogenase yields the protein MRVGVPKEVKDHEYRVGLVPSSVAELVRHGHAVTVERGAGQGAGLEDALYLAAGARIAGSAEEVFAEAELIVKVKEPLEAERRRLRRGQVLFTYLHLAPDPAQTKDLLQSGVTAIAYETVTAPSGSLPLLTPMSEIAGRLAPQVGARYLECEEGGRGVLLGGVPGVPPAEVVVLGGGVSGSHAATIALGMGATVTVVDRSAEVLRRIAAQLPGVRTIFSTHDALAQVVRRADLLVGAVLVPGAAAPKLVTREMVETMKNGAVIVDIAIDQGGCCETSRPTTHSHPTFVERGVIHYCVTNMPGAVARTSTFALNNATLPFVLALADKGWRRALAEDPHLRDGLNVHDGRLTCRPVAEAQGLAFTAPDQLAA from the coding sequence ATGCGCGTCGGCGTGCCGAAGGAAGTCAAGGACCATGAATATCGGGTGGGCCTGGTGCCTTCCTCGGTCGCCGAGCTGGTGCGCCACGGCCACGCCGTCACCGTGGAACGCGGCGCCGGGCAGGGCGCCGGGCTGGAGGATGCGCTCTATCTCGCTGCCGGCGCACGCATTGCCGGATCGGCCGAGGAAGTGTTCGCCGAGGCCGAGCTGATCGTGAAGGTGAAGGAGCCGCTCGAGGCCGAACGCCGGCGGCTGCGGCGCGGACAGGTGCTGTTCACCTATCTTCACCTCGCCCCCGACCCGGCGCAGACCAAGGACCTGCTGCAAAGCGGCGTGACCGCCATCGCCTACGAGACCGTCACCGCGCCGTCGGGCAGCCTGCCGCTGCTCACCCCGATGTCGGAGATCGCCGGTCGCCTGGCGCCGCAGGTGGGCGCCCGCTATCTCGAATGCGAGGAAGGCGGCCGCGGCGTCCTGCTGGGCGGCGTGCCGGGCGTGCCGCCGGCGGAAGTGGTCGTGCTGGGCGGTGGCGTGTCGGGCAGCCATGCCGCGACGATCGCGCTCGGCATGGGCGCCACGGTCACGGTGGTCGATCGCTCCGCCGAGGTCCTGAGGCGCATCGCGGCGCAGTTGCCGGGCGTCCGCACGATCTTCTCGACCCACGACGCGCTGGCCCAGGTCGTGCGCCGCGCCGATCTGCTGGTGGGCGCCGTCCTGGTGCCGGGCGCCGCCGCGCCCAAGCTGGTGACGCGCGAGATGGTCGAGACGATGAAGAACGGCGCCGTCATCGTCGATATCGCCATCGACCAGGGCGGCTGCTGCGAGACCTCGCGTCCGACCACCCATTCCCATCCGACCTTCGTCGAGCGGGGCGTGATCCACTACTGCGTCACCAACATGCCCGGCGCGGTGGCGCGCACCTCGACCTTCGCCCTGAACAACGCGACCCTGCCCTTCGTGCTGGCGCTTGCCGACAAGGGCTGGCGACGGGCGCTCGCCGAGGATCCGCATCTGCGCGACGGCCTCAATGTCCATGACGGCCGCCTCACCTGTCGGCCGGTCGCCGAAGCGCAGGGACTGGCCTTCACCGCGCCCGATCAGCTCGCGGCATGA
- a CDS encoding acyl-CoA synthetase translates to MKIRTAADIAEIEKVPVADRIRHRNVLDLVRAAGAEHAARIAIRYLAGTGPSDPVRDVTFEALLRHTLQAANLLHAEGIGPDDTVTLLLPSVPETFFALWGAEVAAVANPVNYFLDASQIAGIMKEAGAKALIAADPSLFADIWPKVEAIRAAMPGLRVFRVGGGNSPPVPGVIEFEAACARQPGDRPIAPRTLARDTVAALFHTGGTTGLPKLARHTHGALTLAAWSNALFFDLGPGAVLLNPLPQFHVGGSIFGALSAIASGWTVVIPTPLGARNPNVVRDYWGIVERNRVTVGGAVPTTLAAIMNVPREGHDLSSLACFVTGGSTVPIELIRRIEREIGVPVVEGYGMTEVHCYSTMNPPHGERRPGSVGLRLPYTEVRIADVAPDGTIRRDCAPGEIGHVLMRGPQVTPGYLNPHHDKGAMLADGWLDSGDLGRLDAEGYVWLTGRSKDLIIRGGHNIDPVVIEEALSRHPAVETAAAVGLPDTYAGELPMAFVQLKPDAAATPDELREFCRKEIPERAAVPVQVVPIPVMPVTGVGKIFKPALRLEAAQRAFDAALAPLRAESVKAEVAVRNDATYGTLAEVRIDDEGKLSREAIGKRCADLLGGFQIRYALEF, encoded by the coding sequence ATGAAAATCCGCACCGCAGCAGATATCGCCGAGATCGAGAAGGTACCGGTGGCGGACCGCATCCGGCATCGCAACGTCCTCGACCTGGTGCGGGCCGCCGGCGCGGAACATGCCGCCCGCATCGCCATCCGCTATCTCGCCGGCACCGGCCCTTCCGACCCGGTGCGCGACGTCACCTTCGAGGCGCTGCTGCGGCACACCTTGCAGGCCGCCAATCTTCTGCACGCCGAGGGGATCGGCCCCGACGATACGGTGACCCTCCTGCTGCCGAGCGTGCCCGAGACCTTCTTCGCGCTGTGGGGTGCGGAGGTCGCCGCGGTCGCCAACCCGGTGAACTATTTCCTCGATGCCTCGCAGATCGCGGGCATCATGAAGGAGGCGGGCGCGAAGGCGCTGATCGCGGCCGACCCGTCGCTCTTTGCCGACATCTGGCCCAAGGTCGAGGCGATCCGCGCCGCCATGCCCGGCCTCAGGGTGTTCCGCGTCGGCGGCGGCAACAGCCCGCCGGTTCCGGGGGTCATCGAGTTCGAAGCGGCCTGTGCCCGACAGCCCGGCGACAGGCCGATCGCGCCGAGGACGCTCGCTCGCGACACAGTGGCGGCGCTGTTCCATACCGGCGGCACCACCGGCCTGCCCAAGCTCGCCCGGCACACGCACGGCGCGCTGACGCTCGCCGCCTGGAGCAACGCGCTTTTCTTCGATCTCGGACCGGGCGCGGTGCTCCTCAATCCGCTGCCGCAGTTCCATGTCGGCGGCTCGATCTTCGGCGCGCTCTCGGCCATCGCCAGCGGCTGGACGGTGGTGATCCCCACCCCTCTCGGCGCGCGCAATCCCAACGTGGTGCGCGACTACTGGGGCATCGTCGAGCGCAACAGGGTGACGGTGGGCGGCGCCGTGCCGACGACGCTCGCCGCGATCATGAACGTGCCGCGCGAGGGCCACGACCTCTCCTCGCTCGCCTGCTTCGTGACCGGCGGCTCGACCGTGCCGATCGAGCTGATCCGTCGCATCGAGCGCGAGATCGGCGTGCCGGTCGTCGAGGGTTACGGCATGACCGAGGTGCACTGCTACTCGACCATGAACCCGCCGCACGGCGAGCGCCGGCCGGGCTCGGTCGGGCTGCGCCTGCCCTACACCGAGGTGCGCATCGCCGACGTGGCGCCCGACGGCACGATCCGCCGCGACTGCGCGCCGGGCGAGATCGGCCATGTGCTGATGCGCGGCCCGCAGGTGACGCCGGGCTATCTCAATCCGCATCACGACAAAGGGGCGATGCTGGCCGACGGCTGGCTCGATTCGGGCGACCTCGGCCGGCTCGACGCGGAGGGCTATGTCTGGCTCACCGGCCGCTCGAAGGATCTCATCATCCGCGGCGGCCACAACATCGATCCGGTGGTGATCGAGGAGGCGCTCAGCCGCCATCCCGCCGTCGAGACCGCCGCCGCCGTCGGCCTGCCCGACACCTATGCCGGCGAGCTGCCGATGGCCTTCGTGCAGCTCAAGCCCGACGCCGCCGCGACGCCCGACGAGCTGCGCGAGTTCTGCCGCAAGGAGATCCCCGAACGCGCCGCCGTCCCGGTGCAGGTCGTGCCGATCCCGGTCATGCCCGTGACCGGCGTCGGCAAGATCTTCAAGCCGGCGCTCAGGCTCGAGGCGGCGCAGCGCGCCTTCGACGCGGCGCTGGCGCCGCTCAGGGCGGAGAGCGTGAAGGCCGAGGTCGCGGTGCGCAACGACGCGACCTACGGGACGCTCGCCGAGGTGCGGATCGATGACGAGGGCAAGCTTTCAAGGGAAGCGATCGGCAAGCGCTGCGCCGATCTGCTCGGTGGATTTCAGATCAGGTACGCGCTGGAATTCTGA
- a CDS encoding xanthine dehydrogenase family protein molybdopterin-binding subunit, which produces MNAPVSERPIGEKVDNKWIGERTVRPDGAEKVTGRAAYAADTTMPGMIWGKVLRSPHPHARIRSIDTSRAEALPGVKAVVTAKDVVDFPIDKSVMLGIQDMRWMCRNVMAREKALFAGHPVAAVAATTEKIAAEACKLIEVDYEVLPWVIDVEEAMKPDAPILHEFITFEGKPSNIAGRLEHKLGDVEKGFAEADVIIERTFRTKPVHQGYIEPHACLVSVSDGKATIWSSSQGQFMVRAMCAHLTGLPQNDIRAIPAEIGGGFGGKTIIYLEPLALILSRKSGRPVKMVMTREEVFRASGPTSGSFSKVKIGARKDGTIVAAQGTFCLQAGALPGSPIRGAAGCAFAPYNIPNVHSVGYDVVSNRSKVAAYRAPGAPLGAYAAECVLDEIAEALKMDPLQLRLKNAARQGTKLAYGPVLPRIGYVETLEAAIGHPHYKTPLPAARNGRLYGRGVASGYWFNAGGESSAQVNINEDGTVVVITGHPDIGGSRASTANIVAELLGIDYRKVSVLIGDTSVIGFSNLTGGSRVTYASAMVVTQSTERVITTLKERAARIWKIDPEAVEWENGAARPAGDNAGRFEPLTLAQLGAQANATGGPIGAGTQLNTTGAEGGFATHICDVEVDPDLGIVRVIRYTSIQDVGRAIHPGYVEGQMQGGVAQGVGWALSEEYIYDKNGRLDNPGFLDYRMPVTSDLPMLDTVIVEVPNPKHPQGVRGVGEVPIVPPLAAVSNAVHDALGKRFYSLPMSPPKVLEALGEQPMKIAAE; this is translated from the coding sequence ATGAACGCTCCAGTCTCGGAACGCCCGATCGGCGAAAAGGTCGACAACAAGTGGATCGGCGAGCGCACCGTCCGGCCCGACGGGGCGGAGAAGGTCACCGGCCGCGCCGCCTACGCCGCCGACACGACCATGCCCGGCATGATCTGGGGCAAGGTGCTGCGCAGCCCGCATCCGCACGCCCGCATCCGCTCGATCGACACGTCCAGGGCCGAGGCGCTGCCGGGCGTGAAGGCGGTGGTGACGGCGAAGGATGTCGTCGACTTCCCGATCGACAAGTCGGTGATGCTGGGCATCCAGGACATGCGGTGGATGTGCCGCAACGTCATGGCGCGCGAGAAGGCGCTGTTCGCCGGCCATCCGGTCGCGGCCGTCGCGGCCACCACGGAGAAGATCGCGGCCGAGGCCTGCAAGCTGATCGAGGTCGACTACGAGGTGCTGCCCTGGGTGATCGACGTCGAGGAGGCGATGAAGCCCGACGCGCCGATCCTGCACGAGTTCATCACGTTCGAGGGCAAGCCCTCCAACATCGCCGGCAGGCTCGAGCACAAGCTGGGCGACGTCGAGAAGGGCTTCGCCGAGGCGGATGTCATCATCGAGCGGACGTTCCGCACCAAGCCCGTGCATCAGGGCTATATCGAGCCGCATGCCTGCCTGGTCAGCGTCTCCGACGGCAAGGCCACGATCTGGAGCTCGAGCCAGGGCCAGTTCATGGTCCGCGCCATGTGCGCCCATCTCACGGGCCTGCCGCAGAACGACATCCGCGCCATTCCGGCCGAGATCGGCGGCGGCTTCGGCGGCAAGACCATCATCTATCTCGAGCCGCTGGCGCTGATCCTGTCGCGCAAGTCGGGCCGGCCGGTGAAGATGGTGATGACGCGCGAGGAGGTGTTCCGCGCCTCCGGGCCGACCTCGGGTTCCTTCAGCAAGGTGAAGATCGGCGCCAGGAAGGACGGCACGATCGTCGCCGCGCAGGGCACCTTCTGCCTGCAGGCCGGCGCGCTGCCCGGCTCGCCGATCCGCGGCGCCGCGGGCTGCGCTTTCGCGCCCTACAACATCCCGAACGTCCATTCGGTCGGCTACGACGTCGTCTCCAACCGCTCCAAGGTCGCGGCCTATCGCGCCCCCGGCGCGCCGCTCGGCGCCTATGCCGCCGAGTGCGTGCTGGACGAGATCGCCGAGGCGCTGAAGATGGACCCGCTGCAGCTTCGGCTGAAGAACGCGGCGCGGCAGGGCACGAAGCTGGCGTACGGCCCCGTGCTGCCGCGCATCGGCTATGTCGAGACGCTCGAAGCGGCGATCGGCCATCCGCACTACAAGACGCCGCTGCCCGCGGCGAGGAACGGCCGGCTCTACGGCCGCGGCGTGGCCAGCGGCTACTGGTTCAATGCCGGCGGCGAATCGAGCGCGCAGGTGAACATCAACGAGGACGGCACGGTGGTCGTGATCACCGGCCATCCCGACATCGGCGGCTCGCGCGCCTCGACCGCGAACATCGTGGCCGAGCTTCTGGGTATCGACTACCGCAAAGTGTCGGTGCTGATCGGCGACACCAGCGTGATCGGCTTCAGCAATCTCACCGGCGGCAGCCGCGTCACCTATGCTTCGGCGATGGTGGTGACGCAGTCGACCGAGCGCGTGATCACGACGCTCAAGGAACGCGCCGCCAGGATCTGGAAGATCGATCCCGAGGCGGTGGAATGGGAGAACGGCGCCGCCCGTCCGGCCGGCGACAATGCCGGCAGGTTCGAGCCGCTGACGCTCGCCCAGCTAGGCGCCCAGGCCAACGCCACCGGCGGCCCGATCGGCGCCGGCACGCAGCTCAACACGACGGGCGCCGAGGGCGGCTTCGCCACCCACATCTGCGACGTCGAGGTCGATCCCGATCTCGGCATCGTGCGCGTGATCCGCTACACCTCGATCCAGGATGTCGGCCGCGCCATCCATCCGGGCTATGTCGAGGGCCAGATGCAGGGCGGCGTGGCGCAGGGCGTCGGCTGGGCGCTGAGCGAGGAGTACATCTACGACAAGAATGGCCGGCTTGATAATCCGGGCTTCCTCGACTACCGCATGCCCGTCACTTCCGATCTGCCGATGCTCGACACGGTGATCGTCGAGGTGCCGAACCCCAAGCATCCGCAGGGTGTGCGCGGTGTCGGCGAGGTGCCGATCGTGCCGCCGCTCGCGGCCGTCTCGAACGCGGTCCACGACGCCCTCGGCAAGCGCTTCTACAGCCTGCCGATGTCCCCGCCGAAGGTGCTCGAAGCGCTCGGCGAGCAGCCGATGAAGATCGCGGCGGAGTGA